The following proteins are encoded in a genomic region of Fundidesulfovibrio soli:
- the ccsA gene encoding cytochrome c biogenesis protein CcsA, producing MISVLALAAALALSVAQWFIWVHAPVEETMGVVQKIFYIHLPLAWWAMMSFLLVFGASVMVIWRKDQRWDRIAGAACEAGVLFSGLALVTGSLWGKPIWNVWWTWDPRLTTTLIMWFVYAAYLILRQAGIGGERGAVVRAALGIVAFLDVPLVFFSARKWRSIHPTVFGQQGGGLEPEMLSTLIVSIVAVGLFWAALVTLRSRQLAQTAAVRNIFLHQTR from the coding sequence ATGATCTCCGTGCTGGCCCTCGCAGCCGCGCTGGCTTTGTCCGTGGCCCAGTGGTTCATCTGGGTGCACGCGCCCGTTGAGGAGACCATGGGCGTGGTGCAGAAGATCTTCTACATCCACCTGCCCCTGGCCTGGTGGGCCATGATGAGCTTCCTGCTGGTCTTCGGGGCCTCGGTGATGGTCATCTGGCGCAAGGACCAGCGCTGGGACAGGATCGCGGGCGCGGCCTGCGAGGCAGGCGTGCTCTTCTCCGGCCTGGCGCTCGTCACGGGCTCGCTGTGGGGCAAGCCCATCTGGAACGTCTGGTGGACCTGGGACCCCAGGCTCACCACCACGCTCATCATGTGGTTCGTCTACGCCGCCTACCTCATCCTGCGCCAGGCCGGCATCGGCGGGGAGCGGGGGGCCGTGGTCCGGGCGGCGCTTGGCATCGTGGCTTTCCTGGATGTGCCCCTGGTGTTCTTTTCGGCCAGGAAGTGGCGCTCCATCCATCCCACGGTGTTCGGGCAGCAGGGCGGCGGGCTGGAGCCCGAGATGCTCTCCACGCTCATCGTGAGCATCGTGGCGGTGGGGCTGTTCTGGGCGGCCCTGGTGACGCTGCGTTCCCGCCAGTTGGCGCAAACGGCGGCTGTGCGAAACATATTCCTGCATCAGACGAGGTAG
- a CDS encoding ABC transporter substrate-binding protein: MKFKRALVMACAMAAVLAMGSLALAADVIKIAVPSPFTGSAAGYGDNVKAGVVMKVEEVNAKGGVNGKKIEAVYFDEQCDPKEAATVGTKIAGDKDLVAIVGHLCSGAHLAALPNYVRVGVAALSPTATNVTISDKGKDAKGQYWSFRNVYLDDFQGTFLADYMLKQLNLKKVAVFYENNDYGIGLKDAFVKQAKANGLQVVGEEAYMKGATDFTPQLTKLKGAAPEALFIAGYYAEGALIADQAKKLGINVPKFGADGLDNADYIKLAGPAADDTYLTTPFLAETAGPDAKAFIEAYKAKFKRDVDWMSANAYDAAGMIIEAISKVGPDRAKIREYLASINTKEKAFKGITGLTYFNEKGDCVKPAYVKMVKGGQFVPAPKQMTN, from the coding sequence ATGAAGTTCAAACGTGCACTGGTTATGGCGTGCGCCATGGCCGCGGTTCTGGCAATGGGCAGCCTCGCCCTGGCGGCCGACGTGATCAAGATCGCCGTCCCCTCGCCCTTCACCGGCTCCGCCGCCGGTTACGGCGACAACGTGAAGGCCGGCGTGGTCATGAAGGTTGAAGAGGTCAACGCCAAGGGCGGCGTCAACGGCAAGAAGATCGAGGCCGTCTACTTCGACGAGCAGTGCGATCCCAAGGAAGCCGCCACCGTCGGCACCAAGATCGCCGGCGACAAGGACCTCGTGGCCATCGTCGGCCACCTGTGCTCCGGCGCCCACCTGGCCGCTCTGCCCAACTACGTGCGCGTCGGCGTTGCCGCTCTCTCCCCCACCGCCACCAACGTGACCATCTCCGACAAGGGCAAGGACGCCAAGGGCCAGTACTGGAGCTTCCGCAACGTCTACCTTGACGACTTCCAGGGCACCTTCCTGGCCGACTACATGCTCAAGCAGCTGAACCTGAAGAAGGTCGCCGTGTTCTACGAGAACAACGACTACGGCATCGGCCTCAAGGACGCCTTCGTGAAGCAGGCCAAGGCCAACGGCCTGCAGGTCGTGGGCGAGGAAGCCTACATGAAGGGCGCCACCGACTTCACCCCCCAGCTGACCAAGCTCAAGGGCGCCGCCCCCGAAGCCCTGTTCATCGCCGGCTACTACGCCGAAGGCGCCCTCATCGCCGACCAAGCCAAGAAGCTGGGCATCAACGTGCCCAAGTTCGGCGCCGACGGCCTGGACAACGCCGACTACATCAAGCTGGCCGGTCCCGCCGCCGACGACACCTACCTGACCACCCCCTTCCTGGCCGAGACCGCCGGCCCGGACGCCAAGGCCTTCATTGAAGCCTACAAGGCCAAGTTCAAGCGCGATGTTGACTGGATGAGCGCGAATGCGTATGACGCCGCCGGTATGATCATCGAGGCCATTTCCAAGGTCGGCCCGGACCGCGCCAAGATCCGCGAGTACCTGGCCTCCATCAACACCAAGGAAAAGGCCTTCAAGGGCATCACCGGCCTGACCTACTTCAACGAGAAGGGTGACTGCGTGAAGCCCGCCTACGTGAAGATGGTCAAGGGGGGCCAGTTCGTGCCCGCCCCGAAGCAGATGACGAACTAG
- a CDS encoding ABC transporter ATP-binding protein, translating to MLRLKSVAKFYGERLVFKGVDLELSPGRVLMVVGANGAGKSTLLRVMAGLSRPSAGNIECGLEKGEMAYLGHQTFIYPEDTALENLRFWTGLYGLGLDDEALVAALERVGLKKFSQERAGHFSRGMAQRLNLARVFCIAPRLLFLDEPDTGLDEASRAILHQEIERAGHGERSVVWVSHHLERDLVKADDVLHLERGRVAYLGPVAGFDASVMAGAATC from the coding sequence GTGCTGCGGCTCAAGTCCGTGGCCAAGTTCTACGGCGAGCGCCTGGTGTTCAAGGGCGTGGACCTGGAGCTGAGCCCGGGCCGCGTGCTCATGGTGGTCGGGGCCAACGGAGCGGGCAAGTCCACGCTGCTGCGGGTCATGGCCGGGCTCTCGCGCCCATCGGCCGGCAACATCGAGTGCGGGCTGGAGAAGGGCGAGATGGCCTACCTGGGCCACCAGACCTTCATCTACCCCGAGGACACCGCCCTGGAGAACCTGCGCTTCTGGACCGGGCTGTACGGCCTGGGCCTGGACGACGAGGCCCTCGTAGCCGCCCTGGAGCGGGTGGGCCTGAAGAAATTCTCGCAGGAGCGCGCGGGGCACTTTTCCCGCGGCATGGCCCAGCGCCTCAACCTTGCCCGGGTGTTCTGCATCGCGCCCCGGCTGCTTTTCCTGGACGAGCCCGACACCGGGTTGGACGAGGCCTCCCGCGCCATCCTCCACCAGGAGATCGAGCGCGCCGGGCATGGCGAGCGCTCCGTGGTCTGGGTCAGCCATCACCTGGAGCGCGACCTGGTCAAGGCGGACGACGTGCTGCACCTGGAGCGCGGGCGCGTGGCTTACCTCGGCCCCGTGGCCGGGTTCGACGCCTCCGTGATGGCAGGAGCCGCCACATGCTGA
- a CDS encoding ABC transporter ATP-binding protein, translated as MLSLTGVNTYYGSIHALKGVTLTVNQGEIVTLIGANGAGKTTTLMSISGVTVPRQGTVEFLGEDITKLSTEKIVARGITQVPEGRMIFPRLTVRENLLMGAYLRNDKDNVKADEEHVYELFPKLLERTKQHGGTLSGGEQQMLAIGRALMARPKVLLLDEPSLGLAPIVVENIFEIIQRINRDGVTILLVEQNAQMALQVAHRGYVLETGQVTLEGPAKDLLEDPKVRSAYLGLD; from the coding sequence ATGCTTAGTCTTACAGGCGTCAACACCTATTACGGCTCCATCCACGCCCTCAAGGGCGTGACGCTGACCGTCAACCAGGGCGAAATCGTCACCCTGATCGGCGCCAACGGCGCGGGCAAGACCACCACGCTCATGAGCATCTCCGGCGTGACCGTGCCCCGGCAGGGAACGGTGGAATTCCTGGGCGAGGACATCACCAAGCTCTCAACGGAGAAGATCGTGGCCCGGGGCATCACCCAGGTGCCCGAGGGGCGCATGATCTTCCCCCGGCTCACCGTGCGCGAGAACCTGCTCATGGGGGCCTACCTACGCAACGACAAGGACAACGTGAAGGCCGACGAGGAGCACGTCTACGAGCTGTTCCCCAAGCTGCTGGAACGCACCAAGCAGCACGGCGGCACGCTCTCCGGCGGCGAACAGCAGATGCTTGCTATCGGGCGCGCGCTCATGGCAAGACCCAAGGTGCTCCTGCTGGACGAACCGAGCCTGGGGCTTGCTCCCATCGTCGTCGAAAACATCTTCGAGATCATCCAGCGCATCAACCGCGACGGGGTGACCATCCTCCTCGTGGAACAGAACGCGCAGATGGCTTTGCAAGTGGCCCATCGCGGCTATGTGCTGGAAACCGGCCAGGTCACCCTGGAAGGACCGGCCAAGGATCTGCTGGAGGACCCCAAGGTCCGCTCGGCCTACCTCGGACTCGACTAA
- a CDS encoding branched-chain amino acid ABC transporter permease, with protein sequence MTGNKTALKLLGLAALLAFPVLPISSEYVMHVAVLIMVYAVLAMGLNVLPGFCNLLDLGYVGFYGIGAYTAGILAYNHNVSFWLIVPGAVALGALCGILRGAPTLRLSGDYFAIVTFGFTELVVLFLTNEIWLTRGPLGLPGIPPIALSLEFLGIDWRYDFLSEVPYYYLGLAMVAAVYVVMCRIEDSRLGRAWLAIKEDPLAAASCGINLMAYKTVAFAFSAGVGALAGCFMAQWSMFLAPDVFKFWESFLVLCMIVLGGLGNINGAIVGAVVLIALGEILRVVLPKFGLPAETRFLVYGLIMILIMRFKPGGFFPAIAATSKKSRLILDLKARLEAERAG encoded by the coding sequence ATGACTGGCAACAAGACCGCTCTCAAACTGCTCGGGCTGGCCGCACTGCTGGCTTTCCCCGTCCTGCCCATCAGCAGCGAGTACGTGATGCACGTGGCCGTGCTCATCATGGTCTACGCCGTGCTGGCCATGGGCCTGAACGTCCTGCCCGGTTTCTGCAACCTGCTGGACCTGGGCTACGTGGGCTTTTACGGCATCGGCGCGTACACGGCGGGCATCCTGGCTTACAACCACAACGTGAGCTTCTGGCTCATCGTTCCCGGGGCGGTGGCCCTGGGCGCGCTCTGCGGCATACTGCGCGGAGCGCCCACGTTGCGCCTCTCGGGCGACTACTTCGCCATCGTGACCTTCGGCTTCACCGAGCTGGTGGTGCTCTTCCTGACCAACGAGATCTGGCTCACGCGCGGCCCCCTGGGCCTGCCGGGCATCCCGCCCATCGCGCTGAGCCTGGAGTTCCTGGGCATCGACTGGCGCTACGACTTCCTGAGCGAGGTCCCGTATTATTACCTGGGCCTGGCCATGGTGGCGGCTGTCTACGTGGTTATGTGCCGCATCGAGGATTCGCGCCTGGGCCGCGCCTGGCTCGCCATCAAGGAGGACCCCCTGGCGGCCGCCAGCTGCGGCATCAACCTGATGGCCTACAAGACCGTGGCCTTCGCCTTTTCCGCGGGCGTTGGCGCGCTGGCCGGCTGCTTCATGGCCCAGTGGTCCATGTTCCTGGCCCCGGACGTGTTCAAGTTCTGGGAGTCGTTCCTGGTGCTGTGCATGATCGTGCTGGGCGGCCTGGGCAACATCAACGGGGCCATCGTGGGCGCCGTGGTGCTCATCGCCCTGGGCGAGATCCTGCGCGTGGTGCTGCCCAAGTTCGGGCTCCCGGCCGAGACGCGGTTTCTGGTCTACGGCCTCATCATGATTCTCATCATGCGCTTCAAGCCCGGCGGCTTCTTCCCGGCCATCGCCGCCACCAGCAAGAAGAGCAGGCTCATTTTGGACCTCAAGGCCAGGCTCGAGGCCGAGAGGGCGGGGTAG
- a CDS encoding ABC transporter ATP-binding protein — protein MDTILKIDGVSKRFGGLMALADVSFEVKKGRILGLIGPNGAGKTTMFNCIAGIYKPTEGRILFDKETGPVDVGGSRPEQMTQMGVARTFQNIRLFGSLPVLDNVRIGRHCRATQGFWGAVLRSKAQKAEESMLVEQSMEYLDFVGLKSKALDLSSSLSYGDQRRLEIARALASQPKLLLLDEPAAGMNPQETASLVDLIHAIMHKDITVVLIEHDMKLVMSICEHLVVLDHGVKIAEGGPREIRENPEVIEAYLGRGAAHA, from the coding sequence ATGGACACCATTCTCAAGATTGACGGCGTGAGCAAACGCTTCGGCGGCCTGATGGCCCTGGCCGACGTGAGCTTCGAGGTGAAGAAGGGCCGCATCCTGGGCCTCATCGGCCCCAACGGCGCGGGCAAGACCACCATGTTCAACTGCATCGCAGGCATCTACAAGCCCACGGAAGGCCGCATCCTCTTCGACAAGGAGACCGGCCCGGTGGACGTGGGCGGCTCCCGCCCTGAACAGATGACGCAAATGGGCGTGGCCCGCACCTTCCAGAACATCCGGCTCTTCGGCTCGCTTCCCGTGCTGGACAACGTGCGCATCGGCCGCCACTGCCGCGCCACCCAGGGCTTCTGGGGCGCGGTGCTGCGCTCCAAGGCCCAGAAGGCCGAGGAGAGCATGCTGGTGGAGCAGAGCATGGAGTACCTCGATTTCGTGGGCCTCAAGAGCAAGGCCCTGGACCTTTCCAGTTCGCTCTCCTACGGCGACCAGCGCCGCCTGGAGATCGCACGGGCCCTGGCCAGCCAGCCCAAGCTGCTGCTGCTGGACGAGCCCGCGGCGGGCATGAACCCCCAGGAGACCGCCTCCCTGGTGGACCTCATCCACGCCATCATGCACAAGGACATCACCGTGGTGCTCATCGAGCACGACATGAAGCTGGTCATGAGCATCTGCGAACACCTCGTGGTGCTGGACCACGGAGTGAAGATCGCGGAGGGCGGGCCGCGCGAGATTAGGGAAAACCCGGAGGTCATCGAGGCCTACCTGGGCAGGGGAGCGGCCCATGCTTAG
- a CDS encoding tetratricopeptide repeat protein — protein sequence MTSSTSPLASKAVLVVMFAALLAMFAWSFAYRAANPSLIATVQQSSGPPPEMGMQGGNAMNTVMAAMSKLQKNPDDLEAVTEAAEAFAAAEIWDKALQLLERAAAKAPDNPEILNLQGVALFRLERPKDAAAKFQRMLELDPGNYRAQYNLAAVYKHGLSEPAKAKALFEAVLANPGADPLTRHQAEDELRSGS from the coding sequence ATGACTAGCAGCACCTCACCCCTGGCCTCCAAGGCCGTCCTCGTCGTCATGTTCGCGGCCCTGCTTGCCATGTTCGCCTGGTCCTTCGCTTATCGGGCGGCCAATCCGTCGCTCATCGCCACGGTGCAGCAAAGCTCCGGCCCTCCGCCGGAGATGGGCATGCAGGGCGGCAACGCCATGAACACCGTGATGGCGGCCATGTCCAAGCTGCAGAAGAACCCGGACGATCTCGAAGCCGTGACCGAGGCCGCCGAGGCCTTCGCCGCCGCCGAGATCTGGGACAAGGCCCTGCAACTGCTGGAAAGGGCAGCCGCCAAGGCCCCCGACAACCCCGAGATCCTCAATCTTCAGGGCGTGGCCCTGTTCAGGTTGGAGCGCCCCAAGGACGCGGCCGCCAAGTTCCAGAGGATGCTCGAGCTTGATCCCGGCAACTACCGCGCACAGTACAACCTGGCTGCCGTCTACAAGCATGGGCTCAGCGAGCCGGCCAAGGCCAAGGCACTCTTCGAGGCCGTGCTGGCCAACCCCGGCGCGGACCCGCTGACCCGCCACCAGGCTGAGGACGAGTTGCGCTCCGGTTCCTGA
- a CDS encoding heme lyase CcmF/NrfE family subunit → MHFAAHWALLLSLVGSLIFAGIAAWQLWNKDQGRPAWLETAQAVLFSVLTAVSVVMWVALLKRDFSYEYVAGYTDSVLPTFYVVTAFWAGQAGSLLFWAWMTALFGLIFSMTEGYQRCSNTTKLYFWLFLLATEAFFLLLLTGPSNPFLKLVPAPADGKGLNPLLQNPGMIFHPPLLFLGYAGFAIPGCLALASWIAGEPTSWLKNTRVITILSWVFLTAGIILGCWWSYMELGWGGYWAWDPVENASLIPWFSATAFIHTAVIENRRGALPRTNVLLAALTMLLCYFATYLVRSGVVESLHAFGEGGVGRPLLLFILTGLGLSVLITFAGKSARPVRQLAGLASLPGLLVLLAWLLMASAAVVFLGTLWPVISSMWSQNTVGLDASFYNKVCNPLFVLIGLLLAVCPWMSWKEGVREPRWAMAAVIAMAASAAAFFAMGYRKPVPLVGMAAGVSSLVSLALLLVTSKSARNLRGGLGAWLLHAGVAMVFLGVAFSGPYQSVKEAIVSPGQTLELGSYSLTYNGLNEFSTPGYSGAKARIDVTSGGKAVGVLEPERRIYKNFPQPFAEVSVIPSLGEELYATLLAFTPDKSASIKVSVNPLVNWFWIGGTVMCLAGFACLRRGQGGEE, encoded by the coding sequence GAATCGCCGCATGGCAGCTCTGGAACAAGGACCAGGGCCGCCCCGCATGGCTTGAAACCGCCCAGGCCGTCCTGTTCTCGGTGCTCACAGCCGTCTCGGTGGTCATGTGGGTGGCCCTGCTCAAACGGGACTTCTCCTACGAGTACGTGGCGGGCTACACCGACTCGGTGCTGCCCACCTTCTACGTGGTGACGGCCTTCTGGGCCGGGCAGGCCGGTTCCCTGCTGTTCTGGGCCTGGATGACGGCCCTGTTCGGGCTGATCTTCTCCATGACTGAGGGCTACCAGCGCTGCAGCAACACCACGAAGCTCTATTTCTGGCTGTTTCTGCTGGCCACCGAGGCCTTCTTCCTGCTGCTGCTCACCGGACCGAGCAACCCCTTCCTCAAGCTCGTGCCCGCACCCGCCGACGGCAAGGGGCTCAACCCCCTGCTGCAGAACCCCGGCATGATCTTCCATCCGCCCCTGCTGTTCCTGGGCTACGCCGGGTTCGCCATCCCCGGATGCCTGGCACTGGCCTCTTGGATCGCGGGCGAGCCGACCTCCTGGCTGAAGAACACGCGGGTCATCACCATCCTCTCCTGGGTGTTCCTGACCGCGGGCATCATCCTGGGCTGCTGGTGGTCCTACATGGAGCTGGGCTGGGGCGGCTACTGGGCCTGGGACCCGGTGGAGAACGCCTCGCTCATCCCCTGGTTCTCTGCCACGGCCTTCATCCACACGGCCGTCATCGAGAACCGCAGGGGCGCGCTTCCGCGCACCAACGTGCTGCTGGCCGCCCTGACCATGCTGTTGTGCTACTTCGCCACCTACCTGGTGCGCAGCGGGGTGGTCGAGTCCCTGCATGCCTTCGGCGAAGGCGGAGTGGGGCGGCCGCTGCTGCTGTTCATCCTCACCGGGCTTGGCCTCTCCGTGCTGATCACCTTCGCGGGCAAGTCCGCCCGACCCGTGCGCCAACTGGCCGGGCTGGCCAGCCTGCCGGGCCTGCTGGTGCTGCTGGCCTGGCTGTTGATGGCCAGCGCGGCCGTTGTCTTCCTGGGCACGCTCTGGCCGGTGATCTCCTCCATGTGGAGCCAGAACACCGTGGGCCTGGACGCATCCTTCTACAACAAGGTCTGCAACCCGCTGTTCGTGCTGATAGGGTTGCTTCTGGCCGTCTGCCCTTGGATGAGTTGGAAGGAGGGCGTGCGTGAGCCCCGCTGGGCCATGGCCGCCGTGATCGCCATGGCCGCCTCGGCCGCCGCCTTCTTCGCCATGGGCTACCGCAAGCCCGTGCCCCTGGTGGGCATGGCCGCCGGCGTCTCCTCCCTGGTGAGCCTGGCGCTTTTGCTGGTCACCTCCAAGTCCGCCCGCAACCTGCGCGGGGGGCTGGGGGCCTGGCTGCTGCACGCGGGCGTGGCCATGGTGTTCCTGGGCGTGGCCTTCTCCGGGCCTTACCAGTCGGTCAAGGAGGCCATCGTCAGCCCCGGCCAGACACTGGAGCTGGGCTCCTACTCCCTGACCTACAATGGACTGAACGAGTTCTCCACCCCCGGCTATTCCGGCGCCAAGGCGCGCATCGACGTGACTTCCGGCGGCAAGGCCGTGGGCGTGCTGGAGCCTGAGCGCCGCATCTACAAGAACTTCCCCCAGCCCTTCGCCGAGGTCTCCGTGATCCCCTCCCTCGGCGAGGAGCTGTACGCCACGCTGCTGGCCTTCACCCCCGACAAGAGCGCCAGCATCAAGGTCAGCGTCAACCCGCTGGTGAACTGGTTCTGGATTGGCGGCACGGTCATGTGTCTGGCTGGCTTCGCCTGCCTGCGCCGGGGCCAGGGCGGAGAGGAATAG
- a CDS encoding branched-chain amino acid ABC transporter permease → MFEQQLFNGLTLGLIYALIAVGYTMVYGVIELINFAHGEVYMLGAFLCITFIQALGVPLFPAMALAMAFCAGIGVLIDQIAYKPLRKAPRLAALITAIGVSIFLQNIAMIIWGSRPVPFTRSAVPAAFSETAFTLGSVNVSGLQVFIYALTIAMMIGLTLIINKTKVGTAMRALAQNATAAALMGINVNRVISFTFALGSGLGAVAGILVGMYYNTLSATMGYNAGVKAFAAAVLGGIGSVPGAMLGGVVLGVAETLGAGYVSSQYRDGLGYAVMIAVILLRPSGLLGKSVGQKA, encoded by the coding sequence GTGTTCGAACAACAACTTTTCAATGGCTTGACCCTGGGGCTCATCTACGCCCTGATCGCCGTGGGCTACACCATGGTCTACGGCGTCATCGAGCTGATCAACTTCGCCCACGGCGAGGTGTACATGCTCGGGGCGTTCCTTTGCATCACCTTCATCCAGGCCCTGGGCGTCCCGCTGTTTCCGGCCATGGCCCTGGCCATGGCCTTCTGCGCGGGCATAGGGGTGCTCATTGATCAGATAGCGTACAAGCCCCTGCGCAAAGCCCCACGCCTAGCCGCGCTCATCACGGCCATCGGCGTCTCCATCTTTCTGCAGAACATCGCCATGATCATCTGGGGCTCGCGCCCGGTGCCCTTCACCCGCTCGGCCGTGCCCGCCGCCTTCAGCGAGACGGCCTTCACCCTCGGGTCCGTGAACGTCTCCGGGCTGCAGGTGTTCATCTACGCGCTGACCATCGCCATGATGATCGGGCTCACGCTCATCATCAACAAGACCAAGGTCGGCACGGCCATGCGCGCCCTGGCCCAGAACGCCACCGCGGCCGCGCTCATGGGCATCAACGTCAACAGGGTCATCTCCTTCACCTTCGCGCTGGGCTCGGGCCTGGGCGCGGTGGCGGGCATCCTGGTGGGCATGTATTACAACACCCTCTCCGCGACCATGGGCTACAACGCAGGCGTCAAGGCCTTCGCAGCCGCGGTGCTGGGCGGCATCGGATCGGTGCCCGGCGCCATGCTCGGCGGGGTGGTGCTCGGTGTGGCCGAAACCCTGGGCGCTGGCTACGTTTCCTCACAGTACCGCGACGGTCTGGGCTACGCGGTCATGATCGCGGTCATCCTGCTGCGGCCCTCGGGCCTGCTCGGCAAGAGCGTTGGCCAGAAGGCATAG
- a CDS encoding heme exporter protein CcmB has translation MLTPALRIASKDLRLSLRGAQGLAQTALLGLLLIFVFSLSRKPGDPVPALAAAAIFWLSSLFAQVLVFNGLYSLEENNGARLGLAMAPMPPQAVWLGKALAGITLLLICQCVFALAVAAFLGQSVEGSPLIGAATVVTVDVGLAALGSLMGALASGKSSRESLLTVVFFPLIIPVLLAGIRLLEGVLTAGEGASLDWLGMAAAFAAVFSAAAIVLFPHLYTGEE, from the coding sequence ATGCTGACCCCGGCCCTGCGCATCGCCTCCAAGGACCTGCGCCTGAGCCTGCGCGGTGCCCAGGGCCTGGCCCAGACGGCCCTGCTGGGCCTGCTGCTGATATTCGTGTTCAGCTTGTCGCGCAAGCCGGGCGACCCAGTGCCCGCCCTGGCCGCGGCCGCCATCTTCTGGCTCTCCTCGCTGTTCGCCCAGGTGCTGGTCTTCAACGGGCTCTATTCCCTGGAGGAGAACAATGGCGCGCGCCTGGGCCTGGCCATGGCCCCCATGCCTCCCCAGGCGGTCTGGCTGGGCAAGGCCCTGGCAGGTATCACGCTGCTGCTGATCTGCCAGTGCGTGTTCGCCCTGGCCGTGGCCGCCTTCCTGGGCCAGTCCGTCGAGGGCTCGCCGCTGATTGGCGCGGCGACCGTGGTCACGGTGGACGTGGGGCTGGCCGCGCTGGGCTCGCTCATGGGGGCGCTGGCCTCGGGCAAGTCCTCCCGGGAGTCGCTCTTGACGGTGGTCTTCTTCCCGCTCATCATCCCCGTGCTCCTGGCCGGTATCCGCCTCCTCGAGGGGGTGTTGACGGCGGGGGAGGGCGCCTCCCTGGACTGGCTGGGCATGGCCGCCGCCTTTGCGGCGGTGTTTTCGGCAGCGGCCATCGTGCTGTTTCCGCATCTTTACACCGGGGAGGAGTGA
- a CDS encoding CcmD family protein: MGKENYLLAANVVVWLGLCGYLAFVASRQKRLERRLKQLETLQDD, from the coding sequence ATGGGCAAAGAAAACTATCTGTTGGCGGCCAACGTCGTGGTCTGGCTCGGCCTGTGCGGCTATTTGGCCTTTGTGGCCTCGCGTCAGAAGCGCCTGGAACGCCGCCTGAAACAACTGGAAACGCTCCAAGATGACTAG